A single window of Aythya fuligula isolate bAytFul2 chromosome Z, bAytFul2.pri, whole genome shotgun sequence DNA harbors:
- the MRPL50 gene encoding 39S ribosomal protein L50, mitochondrial encodes MAAAAVGLMAAAGQRLGCGWGRGLVSAPRRLLWGARRKEEKEVKAGANTVIEEKTEPTELSVICPPPRSRNYVPPEDIQSLLESHVRKIFGPSLPDQWQQTPLKENKLKFRLLDQLASELGHAVPNSQLHLMCSAQDVLTFYSTPVKEGSKFDELRASELPPNLKICWEQ; translated from the exons ATGGCTGCTGCCGCTGTGGGGCtgatggcggcggcggggcagcGGCTGGGCTgcggctggggccggggcctCGTGTCGGCGCCGCGGCGGCTCCTCTGGGGAGCCCGCAG gaaggaggaaaaagaagtaaaagcagGAGCAAACACAGTCATTGAAGAGAAGACTGAACCCACTGAACTCAGTGTGATCTGTCCCCCACCACGCAGCAGGAATTATGTTCCTCCGGAGGATATACAGAGCTTACTTGAGTCTCATGTCAGGAAGATTTTCGGACCTTCACTTCCTGATCAGTGGCAGCAGACGCccctaaaagaaaacaagctgaagTTTCGGCTCCTAGATCAGCTGGCATCAGAACTTGGTCATGCTGTTCCCAATTCACAGCTCCACCTGATGTGCAGTGCCCAGGATGTCTTGACTTTCTATAGCACTCCTGTGAAGGAGGGGTCAAAGTTTGATGAACTGCGTGCCTCAGAGCTACCCCCAAACCTGAAGATTTGTTGGGAGCAGTGA